In the genome of Sphingopyxis sp. YF1, the window CGGGGTCGTGCGCGAAGGGCAGCGGCGTGTCGTCCCGCAGCGCGGCGAGCACGCTGCCGAAATCGCTCTGCGCCCGCCAGCCGAAGCGGCGTTCGGCGCGCGACGGATCATAGACGCGGTCGATCGTCTCCGGCAGCACCCATCCTCGGGCTGCATAGAGCGCCGCTGCGTCGGGATAGTGCCGTGCGATCACCGCACGGGCATCGCGGGCCAGCTCTTCGGCCTCTTGACGCGCGAAGGGCGGCGGTGCTGAAAGGATGAACGTGTCGCAGCCGATCGCCGGCGCGGCCGCGAGCGCCGCGAGATGCGCCGCCGCGGCATCCTCGACCGTCAGCCGCCGGTTGAGCATCTCATTGGCCTTCAAATTCGGCCCGCTCGGGGTTGCATGCGTGTCGTCGTCCTCGGGAAAGAAACGCCCGGTGCGCAGGATTGCGACGGCGATGCCATGCTCGCGGTGAACCAGCCGGCACGCCTGTTCCGCGGCAAGCTTGGTGATGCCATAGATGTTGCGCGGTTCGAGCGGGCCGAAATCCTCGTCCATCCACCATGCCCCCGCCGCGCCCGCCCCTTCGCGCACGTCGGCGCGCACCATCAGCGAAGTGGTCGAGGTAAAGAGGAAGCGGTCGTTGCCCGCCGCCACGGCCGCCTCGATCAGGTTGAGCGTGCCCGTCAGATTGACGTCGACGAATGCGTGCCGCGGATAACGGACGATGTCGGGTTTGTGGAGCGCGCCGCCATGGATCACCGCTTCGATGCCATGGTCGCCCATCGTCCGCTCGATCAACGCGCGGTCGGCAACGGTGCCGACCACCTGCGTGTGCGCGCCGGGAACGACATCGAGCCCGGTGACCGCATGGCCATTGTCGGCGAGAAGCGGCGCCAGATAACGCCCCAGCCAGCCAGATGAGCCGGTCAGCAGCACGCGCATCGATGCTTCTCCTTCTGTCCTCGCCGCGCGTCCGATACCCGGGCGGCGGCTGGGGCCGGCAGGCCCGTTACCTTTTCGGAACCGCGGCGATCGGGCCGGTGCCGACCGGCGTGCGTTTTGCGGGCGGCAGTTCGCTGAGGTCGAGCCAGTGCGCGTCCTCGCGCTTGTGATAGCTGTCGATCACCGCGAACGGGATGCGGAAGGGAAAGCCGAAATCGCTGTTCCACAGCGCGACGACACCCGTCCGCGTCGCGGGTTCGAAGATCATCGTGGCGCGATAACCCGCGACCGCTCCCGAATGGCCCGCAAGCCGGTGGCCGCCATAGGTGAAATTGCGCCAGCCGAGCGCATAGCTCGCATCGCTGTTGGCCTGGCGCAGCGCGCTGCCGTAAAGGCTTTCG includes:
- a CDS encoding NAD(P)-dependent oxidoreductase — its product is MRVLLTGSSGWLGRYLAPLLADNGHAVTGLDVVPGAHTQVVGTVADRALIERTMGDHGIEAVIHGGALHKPDIVRYPRHAFVDVNLTGTLNLIEAAVAAGNDRFLFTSTTSLMVRADVREGAGAAGAWWMDEDFGPLEPRNIYGITKLAAEQACRLVHREHGIAVAILRTGRFFPEDDDTHATPSGPNLKANEMLNRRLTVEDAAAAHLAALAAAPAIGCDTFILSAPPPFARQEAEELARDARAVIARHYPDAAALYAARGWVLPETIDRVYDPSRAERRFGWRAQSDFGSVLAALRDDTPLPFAHDPDYTSPIVAQEREACMC